In Aegilops tauschii subsp. strangulata cultivar AL8/78 chromosome 3, Aet v6.0, whole genome shotgun sequence, one genomic interval encodes:
- the LOC109748349 gene encoding putative B3 domain-containing protein Os03g0621600 isoform X1, with translation MSKPWKKRKDLDEHCYWNHTDEQDKRFFKVMIGDFHERMVSYFQIIPDRFVQHFRGQTGRTIKLVSRHGYTFDVQITKNLEKLVLDSGWKAFARAHNLRTGDFLVFKYDGNSELKVLIFGPSGCEKIPVCNLKKNAAPGKEWWGNSAGIVNTCHNLPMKFPHSGRQIRPSKDTLRQGNDIINVSSSSSASDSAGGISSSEDDHSLPGCILANGTLSNLNQVQKNQLKEKIRAMNSEIPIYGCAIRKSSIYGKTRTLEISRKYAEVYLPFEEQMLTLQHHGKKWEVRCSVKKSKGKRLLTGWKHFACGNNLQLGDVCLFELLRNKKKYAMNVYIIRKSLYKRK, from the exons ATGAGCAAGCCATGGAAGAAACGCAAGGATCTGGATGAACATTGCTACTGGAACCACACAGACGAGCAAGATAAGCGTTTCTTCAAGGTTATGATTGGCGACTTCCATGAGAGAATGGTAAGCTATTTTCAG ATCATACCAGATAGGTTTGTCCAACATTTCAGGGGGCAAACAGGACGAACTATTAAGCTAGTATCACGCCATGGTTATACTTTTGATGTTCAGATTACCAAGAATTTGGAGAAACTAGTCCTTGATTCGGGATGGAAGGCGTTTGCTCGTGCCCATAATTTGAGAACGGGGGACTTTCTTGTGTTCAAGTATGATGGCAACTCTGAACTGAAGGTTTTGATCTTTGGTCCGAGCGGTTGCGAGAAAATTCCGGTGTGCAATCTCAAGAAAAATGCTGCTCCTGGTAAAGAATGGTGGGGAAACTCTGCTGGCATTGTAAACACTTGTCACAATCTTCCCATGAAATTTCCACATAGTGGAAGACAAATTAGGCCAAGCAAGGATACCTTAAGGCAGGGGAATGACATCATCAATGTCAGCTCGTCGAGCTCTGCTTCAGATTCAGCAG GAGGTATTTCATCTTCAGAAGATGATCATTCCCTGCCAGGTTGTATCCTCGCAAATGGCACCCTCTCGAATCTAAATCAGGTGCAGAAGAACCAACTTAAAGAAAAAATCAGAGCTATGAATTCCGAAATCCCCATTTATGGGTGTGCCATAAGGAAGAGCAGTATTTACGGAAAAACCCGCACCCTT GAAATATCAAGAAAATATGCTGAAGTATACCTTCCATTTGAGGAACAAATGCTGACCCTTCAGCATCATGGCAAGAAGTGGGAAGTGAGATGTAGTGTTAAGAAAAGCAAAGGCAAAAGGCTTTTGACAGGCTGGAAGCATTTTGCGTGTGGCAACAACTTGCAGCTGGGAGATGTCTGCCTCTTTGAGCTACTGAGAAACAAAAAGAAGTATGCAATGAATGTCTATATCATTCGCAAATCCCTTTACAAGAG GAAATGA
- the LOC109748349 gene encoding putative B3 domain-containing protein Os03g0621600 isoform X2, giving the protein MSKPWKKRKDLDEHCYWNHTDEQDKRFFKVMIGDFHERMIIPDRFVQHFRGQTGRTIKLVSRHGYTFDVQITKNLEKLVLDSGWKAFARAHNLRTGDFLVFKYDGNSELKVLIFGPSGCEKIPVCNLKKNAAPGKEWWGNSAGIVNTCHNLPMKFPHSGRQIRPSKDTLRQGNDIINVSSSSSASDSAGGISSSEDDHSLPGCILANGTLSNLNQVQKNQLKEKIRAMNSEIPIYGCAIRKSSIYGKTRTLEISRKYAEVYLPFEEQMLTLQHHGKKWEVRCSVKKSKGKRLLTGWKHFACGNNLQLGDVCLFELLRNKKKYAMNVYIIRKSLYKRK; this is encoded by the exons ATGAGCAAGCCATGGAAGAAACGCAAGGATCTGGATGAACATTGCTACTGGAACCACACAGACGAGCAAGATAAGCGTTTCTTCAAGGTTATGATTGGCGACTTCCATGAGAGAATG ATCATACCAGATAGGTTTGTCCAACATTTCAGGGGGCAAACAGGACGAACTATTAAGCTAGTATCACGCCATGGTTATACTTTTGATGTTCAGATTACCAAGAATTTGGAGAAACTAGTCCTTGATTCGGGATGGAAGGCGTTTGCTCGTGCCCATAATTTGAGAACGGGGGACTTTCTTGTGTTCAAGTATGATGGCAACTCTGAACTGAAGGTTTTGATCTTTGGTCCGAGCGGTTGCGAGAAAATTCCGGTGTGCAATCTCAAGAAAAATGCTGCTCCTGGTAAAGAATGGTGGGGAAACTCTGCTGGCATTGTAAACACTTGTCACAATCTTCCCATGAAATTTCCACATAGTGGAAGACAAATTAGGCCAAGCAAGGATACCTTAAGGCAGGGGAATGACATCATCAATGTCAGCTCGTCGAGCTCTGCTTCAGATTCAGCAG GAGGTATTTCATCTTCAGAAGATGATCATTCCCTGCCAGGTTGTATCCTCGCAAATGGCACCCTCTCGAATCTAAATCAGGTGCAGAAGAACCAACTTAAAGAAAAAATCAGAGCTATGAATTCCGAAATCCCCATTTATGGGTGTGCCATAAGGAAGAGCAGTATTTACGGAAAAACCCGCACCCTT GAAATATCAAGAAAATATGCTGAAGTATACCTTCCATTTGAGGAACAAATGCTGACCCTTCAGCATCATGGCAAGAAGTGGGAAGTGAGATGTAGTGTTAAGAAAAGCAAAGGCAAAAGGCTTTTGACAGGCTGGAAGCATTTTGCGTGTGGCAACAACTTGCAGCTGGGAGATGTCTGCCTCTTTGAGCTACTGAGAAACAAAAAGAAGTATGCAATGAATGTCTATATCATTCGCAAATCCCTTTACAAGAG GAAATGA